Proteins from a single region of Dictyostelium discoideum AX4 chromosome 5 chromosome, whole genome shotgun sequence:
- the rabK1 gene encoding Rab GTPase, whose protein sequence is MDNKRKLLKIITIGDRMVGKLSIIKNYMGRPFFQWGNSIPFDFHFKEIIIDNETVSLQLWNTHGSAYEDSKIYYRDVDCCVVCFNIHNEQSFNNLIYWIKELEANTLVDEKVPFVLIGTKSDIERTEKSISKERIEQWCKQIEDQGIVKEKIHYFETSAKLSTNIIEAYETIVKIALNQYKNKQKNSINISIEPEKPKGIFQIMIFMGVVFYF, encoded by the exons ATggataataaaagaaaactattaaag ataataacaATTGGTGATAGAATGGTTGGCAAATTATCGATTATTAAGAATTATATGGGTAGACCTTTTTTTCAATGGGGTAACTCAATTCCATTTGATTTTCACTTTAAAGAGATAATCATTGATAATGAAACAGTATCATTACAA ttatgGAATACACATGGTAGTGCATATGAAGATagtaaaatatattatagaGATGTAGATTGTTGTGTAGTCTGTTTTAATATTCATAATGaacaatcatttaataatcttATTTATTGGATAAAAGAATTAGAAGCAAATACATTAGTTGACGAGAAAGTtccatttgttttaatagGTACAAAAAGTGATATTGAAAGAactgaaaaatcaatttcaaaagaaagaATCGAACAATGGTGTAAACAAATTGAAGATCAAGGTAttgtaaaagaaaaaattcattattttgaaacttctgcaaaattatcaacaaaCATTATTGAAGCTTATGAAACTATAGTAAAAATAgcattaaatcaatataaaaataaacagaaaaattcaataaatatttcaattgaacCTGAAAAACCAAAAGGAATTT ttcaaATTATGATTTTCATGGGTGttgttttctatttttaa
- the rabK3 gene encoding Rab GTPase domain-containing protein: protein MDNKRKLLKELYMGRPIFQWGYSIALDFHYKEIIIDNETVSFQVSTNLLWNTHGSAFGDSKIYYRDVDCCVLCFGIHNEQSFNNLIYWIKELEANTLVDEKVPFVLIGTKSDIERTEKSISKERIEQWCKNKQKNSINISTLHHRMGY, encoded by the exons ATggataataaaagaaaacttttaaag GAATTATATATGGGTAGACCTATTTTTCAATGGGGTTACTCAATTGCACTAGATTTTCACTACAAGGAGATAATCATTGATAATGAAACAGTATCATTTCAAGTAAGTACCaatttg ttATGGAATACACATGGTAGTGCATTCGGTGATagtaaaatatattatagaGATGTAGATTGTTGTGTACTTTGTTTTGGTATTCATAATGaacaatcatttaataatcttATTTATTGGATAAAAGAATTAGAAGCAAATACATTAGTTGATGAGAAAGTtccatttgttttaatagGTACAAAAAGTGATATTGAAAGAactgaaaaatcaatttcaaaagaaagaATCGAACAATGGTGTAAAAATAAACAgaaaaattcaataaatattTCCACCCTGCATCATCGAATGGGATATTAG
- the rabK2 gene encoding Rab GTPase domain-containing protein, giving the protein MDNNNNKKLFNTHGSAFDDSKIYFRDVDCGVLCFNIHNEQSFNNLNHWMSLFNENVPFVLIGTKSDIERTEKSISKERIEQWCKQIEDQGIVKEKIHYFETSAKLSTNIIEAYETIVKIALNQYKNKQKNSINISIEPEKPKGICWW; this is encoded by the coding sequence atggataataataataataaaaagctTTTCAATACACATGGTAGTGCATTCGATGATagtaaaatatattttagagATGTAGATTGTGGTGTACTCTGTTTTAATATTCATAATGaacaatcatttaataatcttAATCATTGGATgtcattatttaatgaaaatgttccatttgttttaatagGTACAAAAAGTGATATTGAAAGAactgaaaaatcaatttcaaaagaaagaATCGAACAATGGTGTAAACAAATTGAAGATCAAGGTAttgtaaaagaaaaaattcattattttgaaacttctgcaaaattatcaacaaaCATTATTGAAGCTTATGAAACTATAGTAAAAATAgcattaaatcaatataaaaataaacagaaaaattcaataaatatttcaattgaacCTGAAAAACCAAAAGGAATTTGTTGGTGGTag
- the rabM gene encoding Rab GTPase: MSKKSLKIITLGDSYVGKTSVFNNFVTGKYEINECTVSPSFYSKTLTIENEPVILNVWDTCSQERFNGLSPIYYRWSNCYTLCFDIHNEKSFKNLDKWMDEARKFCIGKVPFVLIGTKKDIPRTDKSISKERIEQWCKNIEDQGIIDRVHYFETSAKFSQNITESYNAALKLALEHYNKNQKPPITTPAIDSLQEVKPGYCC; encoded by the exons ATGagtaaaaaaagtttaaag attATTACTCTTGGAGACAGTTATGTAGGCAAAACATctgtatttaataattttgttactggaaaatatgaaattaatgaGTGCACAGTTTCACCATCTTTTTATTCAAAGACCCTAACCATTGAAAATGAACCTGTCATTTTAAAT GTTTGGGATACCTGTAGTCAAGAACGTTTTAATGGCCTAAGCCCAATTTATTATCGTTGGTCAAATTGTTATACACTTTGTTTTGATATTCACaatgaaaaatcatttaaaaatcttGATAAATGGATGGACGAAGCTAGAAAGTTCTGTATTGGAAAAGTtccatttgttttaataggtacaaaaaaagatattccAAGAACtgataaatcaatatcaaaagAAAGAATTGAACAATGgtgtaaaaatattgaagatCAAGGAATTATTGATAGAGTTCATTATTTTGAAACATCTGCAAAGTTTTCTCAAAATATTACAGAATCATATAATGCTGCTCTTAAATTAGCTTTGGaacattataataaaaatcaaaaaccaCCAATAACCACACCTGCAATTGATTCACTTCAAGAAGTAAAACCTGGATATTGTtgttag
- the rabL gene encoding GTP binding protein RARE7L produces the protein MKEEKTMLKIITLGDSNVGKTSLFYHYVNGEYRYNRPPSIGPDYFIKELKVENKHVFLMVWDTCGQERFQAFSPPYFRGANCYTLCFDIHNEESFINLGKWMDEIIKYCYGNIPFVLVGTKSDIPRTDKSISKARIEQWCKNIEDQGIIDKVHYFETSAKLSQNVTELYNVAAKLALEHYSIVKYISIIRPIGPPEEVKVGTCC, from the exons atgaaagaagaaaaaacaaTGTTAAAG attataACTCTTGGAGACAGTAATGTTGGTAAAACATCTCTCTTTTATCATTATGTTAATGGAGAATATCGATATAATAGGCCACCCTCAATTGGACCTGACTATTTTATAAAGGAATTAAAGGTTGAAAATAAACATGTGTTTTTAATG GTTTGGGATACCTGTGGTCAAGAACGTTTTCAAGCATTTAGTCCACCTTATTTTCGTGGTGCAAATTGTTATACACTTTGTTTTGATATTCACAATGAagaatcatttattaatcttGGAAAGTGGATGGATGAAATTATAAAGTACTGCTATGGAAATATTCCATTTGTTTTAGTAGGTACAAAAAGTGATATTCCTAGAACtgataaatcaatatcaaagGCAAGAATTGAACAATGgtgtaaaaatattgaagatCAAGGAATTATAGATAAAGTTCATTATTTTGAAACATCTGCAAAACTTTCTCAAAATGTTACAGAATTATATAATGTTGCTGCAAAACTAGCTTTGGAACATTATAGTATAGTTAAATATATCTCAATTATTCGTCCAATTGGTCCGCCGGAAGAAGTCAAAGTTGGAACatgttgttaa
- the rabN1 gene encoding Rab GTPase, with protein sequence MEYKANKKLKIIMIGDYNSGKTAIFNEFAGRKFGIYTCPSTFDLFYKEIMIDDELVGYHFWDTAGQERFTSLNRHFYRNANCCVLCFDIHNEESFKNLDKWITELHSKCLENGLESEKLSPPFVLIGTKSDIPRTDKSISNERIEQWCKNIEDQRIIDKVHYFETSAKNSKNIKEPFNIISKFALNYFNSMQKLNESKLNPTLEISNNNNIKSSSC encoded by the exons atggaatATAAAGCaaataagaaattaaag ataataatgattggtGATTATAATTCTGGAAAGACAGcaatatttaatgaattcGCAGGTAGAAAATTTGGTATTTATACTTGTCCATCaacttttgatttattttataaagagATAATGATCGATGATGAACTTGTTGGATACCATTTTTGGGATACCGCAGGTCAAGAAAGATTTACCAGTTTAAATAGACATTTCTATCGTAATGCAAATTGTTGTGTACTTTGTTTTGATATTCATAATGaagaatcatttaaaaatcttGATAAATGGATAACGGAATTACATTCAAAATGTTTAGAGAATGGTTTGGAAAGTGAGAAATTATCACCaccatttgttttaatagGTACAAAAAGTGATATTCCTAGAACtgataaatcaatatcaaatgAAAGAATTGAACAATGgtgtaaaaatattgaagatCAAAGGATTATAGATAAAGTTCATTATTTTGAAACATCTGCAaagaattcaaaaaatattaaagagCCATTCAATATCATTTCAAAGTTtgctttaaattattttaattcaatgcaaaaattaaatgaatcaaaattaaatccaaCACTGGAAATatcaaataacaataatatcaaatcatcaagttgttga
- the rabN2 gene encoding Rab GTPase, with translation MLGDYRSGKTAIFNEIVGRKFGSYTNPSTFDYFYKEIMVDNELVGCNIWDTAGHEKFTTNLNKSFYRDVNCCVLCFDLHFEDSFKNLNKWMNEFHSKCLENGLENMELLPPFVLIGTKSDIPRTDISISNERIEQWCKNIEGQGIIDKVHYFETSAKLSQNIIMPFNTITKLALNYSNSIQKIK, from the coding sequence atgctTGGTGATTATAGATCTGGAAAGACAGcaatatttaatgaaattgtaGGCAGAAAATTTGGTAGTTATACAAATCCATCAACTTTTGATTACTTTTATAAAGAGATAATGGTTGATAATGAACTTGTTGGATGCAATATTTGGGATACTGCCGGTCATGAAAAATTTACCaccaatttaaataaatctttcTATCGTGATGTAAATTGTTGTGTACTTTGTTTTGATCTTCACTTTGaagattcatttaaaaatcttAATAAATGGATGAACGAATTTCATTCAAAATGTTTAGAGAACGGTTTGGAAAATATGGAGTTGTTACCaccatttgttttaatagGTACAAAAAGTGATATTCCAAGAACTGatatatcaatatcaaatgAAAGAATTGAACAATGgtgtaaaaatattgaagGTCAAGGAATTATTGATAAAGTTCATTATTTTGAAACATCTGCAAAACTTTctcaaaatattataatgCCATTCAATACCATTACAAAGCTTGCTTTAAATTATTCTAATTCaatacaaaaaattaaatga
- the mybO gene encoding hypothetical protein produces MPTIFQTPTPNIDITLNNSTQFYYSTPQQTSPLQKQQQQQQQQQQQQQQQQQQQTSPIQQQISQQQQISPLQQLLQKQQQQQQSPVHQIHQQLIQQIIPPKQQEKQQEKIQDELKIQSTTPVINNNINNINNNINTTNNNNKTNERQNNEESNQISTITTTGTTTGTTATIISPNKLDIEQFVKGNEKVSRRTRAHVSLQNLDFEELDAYFDTHVSTIPLEEATSLSQSNHFGFLDTNIYNDEYKQFITNLKSGGFGDINIFEEEDDEDYIPPEEEEDDDEDNINVYNDKNIDYSTNITSKNNSNEDYNSNEDHNSNDENDYNNTANNINNNNIGDESDNNNNNNNNINNNSNKGDDDDDDDDDNNDDDDDDNDISYVDLNNDGENDESSNEMAALVNDYLENEAKEINGQNGFFKLLDLNLGEQFKQVIAPLPLNQITSTIQQQQQNDFILPIENFIGISNSVLVSPIPDFDPNFKPDSKIEKKLSSITLNGTQLNNLYITTPPQQQQQSSSSINSSNTMSSSSSSSSLSKNKLKKKKKEEKRKEEKRKEEKRKEKKRKKRQSITISKFKKNKKKTNGGFSSDSESDSSSDDSDDSDFYYSDIEEGGGGNGNGSGSGVGVVDSDNEEGDSSSDDFSKKKKRKLYHTNNSNNSIENNNNNNNNNNHESTSNSIFTLTLEQIQEVKLQIAQHYQLLIQVYLLMRIQTNPENFNLNLKKKKKIQSSSSSSSSTIKEIDSAEDDEDNYNNNNNNINNDDEDDNNNNNEDDNDDIEKYYSTYRNIVNRKPPTDMVQHNGMIDSVKRMLDQLFNYHQKHVENQIYSKIIFQQMESPSKVFTRSVKKALVPHVTSQLFDSEAIKLYPYLNELIVEDPIPSFKTMEIILSIFKDHFSESYNYRNVKLNQLKFTGGEDLLLLMGVKRFGTFNWRIIQKRYFPNKTDDQLFHRYKNLLSHSSANNQLKQYLNGAKFTKEEEEKLDGAIKIHGLKWDIISRDYLHWKEPAMLKKFYEKREKQVEKKNLFERRQLKKEKRNLERQRKQEQQRLLELEMEQDEIERQKQLEFNSTNNNNNNNNNNNNNNNNNNNNNNNNNNNNNNNNNNNNNNNENSSTNSNNDSGNENNYEFGDNETEILNDNIEISTTIDINNPIIENNSSTSTTRETSPVQMNPCPISSLSITNQQFQLQQDQYQLQQYQFYQQQQQYNQQQYEQQQQQQQQQQQQQQQQQQQQQQQQQQQQQHEQQQNEQQRTNNLSTETIIKSDNLNIVDGILIKWTREEDRIILITVKEKGTVDNEIWKSLSDTKIQDKTPDQIMYRYLQLLELIKRSQFAKQ; encoded by the coding sequence ATGCCAACTATCTTTCAAACACCAACACCCAATATCGATATTACTCTTAACAATAGCACTCAGTTTTATTATTCTACACCACAACAAACATCTCCTTTACAaaagcaacaacagcaacaacaacagcaacaacaacagcaacaacagcagcaacaacaacaaacatcACCTATACAGCAACAAATctctcaacaacaacaaatatcCCCtttacaacaattattacaaaaacaacaacagcagcaacaatcACCTGTACATCAAATACATCAACAACTAATACAACAAATTATACCACCTAAACAGCAAGAAAAACAGCAAGAAAAGATACAAGATGAACTTAAAATACAATCAACCACTCCTGTAattaacaacaacatcaacaacattaacaataacattaatactactaataataataataaaactaatgAACGacaaaataatgaagaatcaAATCAGatatcaacaataacaacaacaggaACAACAACAggaacaacagcaacaataaTATCACCAAATAAATTAGATATTGAACAATTTGTAAAGGGTAATGAAAAAGTATCAAGAAGAACAAGAGCACATGTTTCATTACaaaatttagattttgaAGAATTGGATGCATACTTTGATACTCATGTTTCAACTATACCATTGGAAGAGGCAACAAGCCTCAGTCAAAGTAATCATTTTGGATTTTTAGATACAAATATCTATAATGATGAATATAAACAGTTtataacaaatttaaaatcggGTGGATTCggtgatattaatatttttgagGAAGAAGACGATGAAGATTATATTCCTCccgaagaagaagaagatgatgatgaagataatatCAATGtttataatgataaaaatattgattattcAACTAATATAACTTCAAagaataatagtaatgaagattataatagtaatgaagatcataatagtaatgatgaaaatgattataataatactgctaataatattaataataataatattggtgatgaaagtgataataataataataataataataatattaataataatagtaataaaggagatgatgacgatgatgatgatgatgataataatgatgatgatgatgatgacaatGATATTAGTtatgttgatttaaataatgatggtgaaaatgatgaaagtTCAAATGAAATGGCAGCATTAGTTAATGATTATTTAGAGAATGAAGCAAAGGAGATTAATGGtcaaaatggtttttttaaattattagatttaaatttaggaGAGCAATTTAAACAAGTAATtgcaccactaccactaaaTCAAATAACTTCAACAatacagcagcaacaacaaaatgattttatactaccaattgaaaattttattggTATATCAAATTCAGTTTTGGTTTCACCAATACCAGATTTTGATCCAAATTTTAAACCTGATagtaaaattgaaaagaaattatcatcaataaCATTAAATGGtactcaattaaataatttatatataactacaccaccacaacaacaacaacaatcatccTCATCAATAAATTCATCTAATACAATGTCGtcttcgtcatcatcatcatcattatcaaaaaataaattaaaaaaaaagaaaaaagaagaaaaaagaaaagaagagaaaagaaaagaagaaaaaagaaaagaaaagaaaagaaagaagagacaatcaattacaatatcaaaatttaaaaagaataaaaagaaaactaaTGGTGGTTTTAGTAGTGATTCAGAATCAGATTCAAGTTCAGATGATTCAGATGATTcagatttttattatagtGATATTGAAGagggtggtggtggtaatggtaatggaaGTGGgagtggtgttggtgttgtagatagtgataatgaagaagGTGATTCTAGTAGTGATGACttttcaaagaaaaagaaaagaaaactttatcatacaaataatagtaataattctatagaaaataataataataataacaataataataatcatgaATCAACATCAAATTCTATTTTCACCTTAACATTGGAACAAATTCAAGAGGTTAAACTTCAAATAGCTCAACATTATCAACTATTAATTCAagtttatcttttaatgagAATTCAAACAAATcctgaaaattttaatttaaatttaaagaaaaaaaagaaaattcaatcatcatcatcatcatcatcatcaacaattaaagagATTGATTCTGCAGAAGATGATGaggataattataataataataataataatattaataatgatgatgaagatgataataataataataatgaagatgataatgatgatattgaaaaatattatagTACTTATAGAAATATTGTAAATAGAAAACCACCAACTGATATGGTACAACATAATGGTATGATTGATTCAGTGAAGAGAATGTTggatcaattatttaattatcatCAAAAACATGTAGAGAATCAAATTTATagtaaaattatatttcaaCAAATGGAATCACCATCAAAGGTATTTACAAGATCAGTGAAGAAGGCATTGGTACCACATGTTACCTCGCAGCTATTCGACTCTGAAGCGATTAAACTTTATCCCTATTTGAATGAATTGATCGTAGAGGATCCAATACCATCTTTTAAAACTATGGAGattatattatcaattttcaaAGATCACTTTTCAGAGTCTTACAATTATCGTAAtgtgaaattaaatcaattgaaattcaCTGGCGGCGAGGATCTACTACTCCTTATGGGTGTGAAAAGATTTGGTACCTTTAATTGGAGAATCATTCAAAAACGTTACTTTCCAAATAAAACCGATGATCAATTATTTCATCgttataaaaatttactCTCTCATTCAAGTGCaaataatcaattgaaacaatatttaaatggtgCTAAATTCActaaagaagaagaggagaAATTGGATGGAGCAATTAAAATACATGGATTGAAATGGGATATCATCTCTAGAGATTATTTACATTGGAAAGAACCTGCAAtgttaaaaaagttttatgaAAAACGTGAAAAAcaagttgaaaaaaaaaatttattcgaAAGAagacaattaaaaaaagagaaaagaaatttaGAAAGACAAAgaaaacaagaacaacaaagaTTATTAGAATTAGAAATGGAAcaagatgaaattgaaagacaaaaacaattagaatttaattctactaataataataataataataataataataataataataataataataataataataataataataataataataataataataataataataataataataataataataataataatgaaaatagttcaacaaatagtaataatgatagtggtaatgaaaataattatgaatttggtgataatgaaactgaaattttaaatgataatattgaaatctCAACAACTatagatattaataatccaatcattgaaaataatagttcaacttcaacaacaagagAAACTTCACCAGTTCAAATGAATCCATGTCCAATctcttcattatcaattacaaATCAACAATTCCAATTACAACAAGACCAATATCAGttacaacaatatcaattttatcaacaacaacagcaatatAACCAACAGCAATAtgagcaacaacaacaacaacaacaacaacaacaacaacaacaacaacaacaacaacaacaacaacaacaacaacaacaacaacaacaacaacatgaacaacaacaaaatgaacaacaacgtactaataatttaagtacagaaacaattattaaatcagataatttaaatattgtcgatggaattttaattaaatggaCAAGAGAAGAAGATagaattattttaatcacagtaaaagaaaaaggtaCTGTAGATAATGAAATTTGGAAATCACTCTCTGATACAAAGATACAAGATAAAACTCCAGATCAGATCATGTACAGATATCTCCAACTTTTGGAGTTGATCAAAAGATCTCAGTTTgcaaaacaataa
- the med20 gene encoding hypothetical protein → MGYKCIFSFKGQLPEMTKRIEFLGGIKVSTGTINCSLYLERVPDGSNLIPREFHLLLYDEKPKKCFTVCRDTIVETDREMVSILEKTNSYKKRQTTEALISKYELGDFIIRVGPIVFRTEIRGILVEVEYTACSTPVTSPFNCTKLLSEFINGNLGPFPEPIQTSFDFSAYPTLPKSYSDLHTSYQYVNLFRTIN, encoded by the exons atGGGATATAAATG tatattcTCATTTAAAGGTCAATTACCAGAAATGACAAAAAGGATAGAATTTTTAGGAGGAATAAAAGTATCAACAGGTACAATTAATTGTTCATTATATTTAGAGAGAGTACCAGATGGatcaaatttaataccaAGAGAATTTCATTTACTATTGTATGATGAAAAGCCAAAGAAATGTTTTACAGTTTGCAGGGATACAATCGTCGAAACTGATAGAGAGATGGTATCAATTCTAGAGAAAACCAATTCCTATAAAAAGAGGCAAACCACTGAAGCATTAATAAGCAAATATGAATTGGGTGATTTCATTATTAGAGTTGGTCCTATTGTATTCAGAACTGAGATTAGAGGTATACTGGTAGAAGTGGAATATACAGCTTGCTCAACACCCGTTACCTCTCCTTTCAATTGTACAAAGTTATTATCTGAATTCATTAATGGAAATTTAGGTCCATTCCCTGAACCAATTCAAACAAGTTTTGATTTTAGTGCTTATCCAACTTTACCAAAAAGTTATTCAGATCTTCATACCTCTTATCAATatgtaaatttatttagaactattaattaa
- a CDS encoding Rab GTPase, whose amino-acid sequence MNEQKIMLKVITLGDSNVGKTSLFYNYMYGKFIYHRSCSIDFCSKELMIENQHVSMMVWDTFGQERFHSLGYAYYRGAHCYTLCFDIHNEKSFDSLEKWMDDTKTYCFESIPFILIGTKSDIPRTDKSISKARIEQWCKNIEDQGIIDKVHYFETSSKLSKNITESYNAAAKLAFKHYNKNQNPPITTPAIVLLEEVKPGHCC is encoded by the exons atgaatgaacaaaaaataatgttaaaG gtTATAACTCTTGGAGACAGTAATGTTGGTAAAACATCTctcttttataattatatgtATGGGAAATTTATATATCATAGGTCATGCtcaattgatttttgttCAAAGGAACTAATGATTGAAAATCAGCATGTGTCTATGATG gTTTGGGATACATTTGGTCAAGAACGTTTTCATTCATTAGGTTATGCTTATTATCGTGGTGCACATTGTTACACACTATGTTTTGATATAcataatgaaaaatcatttGACAGTCTTGAAAAATGGATGGACGATACTAAAACGTACTGTTTTGAAAGTATtccatttattttaataggTACAAAAAGTGATATTCCTAGAACtgataaatcaatatcaaagGCAAGAATTGAACAATGGTGTAAAAATATTGAGGATCAAGGAATTATAGATAAAGTTCATTATTTTGAAACATCTTCAAAActttctaaaaatattacaGAATCATATAATGCTGCGGCTAAATTAGCTTTCAaacattataataaaaatcaaaatccaCCAATTACTACACCTGCAATTGTTTTACTTGAAGAAGTAAAACCTGGACATTgttgttaa
- the rabG2 gene encoding Rab GTPase: MTSVDYKNKNIVIDGRTFNLQIWDTAGQERFRTITSSFYRGAHGVLVCYDVTDQLTYNNVRLWMQEIQRYAVLGVSRVLVGNKCDLEDRKLVNTSIAREYADSLGIPFMEASAATGVNVEEAFMAMANEIYRNHMGGSKPSVVNPGSGGTSNTGGKKKFC, translated from the exons ATGACTAGTGTCGATTAT aaaaataaaaatatagttATTGATGGTAGAAcatttaatttacaaatttggGATACAGCAGGACAAGAAAGATTTAGAACAATTACATCATCTTTTTATAGAGGAGCACATGGCGTTTTAGTTTGTTATGACGTAACAGATCAACTTACATATAATAACGTTAGATTATGGATGCAAGAAATTCAAAGATATGCAGTACTTGGCGTTAGTAGAGTTTTAGTTGGAAACAAATGCGATCTCGAAGATAGAAAATTGGTAAACACATCAATTGCAAGAGAATATGCCGATAGTCTTGGTATTCCATTCATGGAAGCTTCTGCTGCAACTGGTGTTAATGTTGAAGAGGCTTTCATGGCAATGgcaaatgaaatttatagAAATCATATGGGTGGTTCAAAACCTTCTGTTGTAAACCCAGGAAGTGGAGGTACCAGTAACACtggtggtaaaaaaaaattttgttaa
- a CDS encoding Rab GTPase domain-containing protein, with the protein MDEKKINLKIFVGGDSGVGKSSIIKSFLGKKYENKTPMDYLHQKEIDFKRQHIILNIWDIPNKMNNINYPLNIFYRGAHCCFLCFDLNNLTSFENLEKWLNDFLLSSNYVNVPIIILGNKIDLINNKNKYNNNNNNNNNNNNNNNNNNNNNNNNNNEIISKEKIDEWCRKQQDKINNGNYSNPYFCRIHYFETSAKESINIQESFIRGIGLALQFYKGNIISDPVVFRQQEIRNKKIRFCWCVDVSNCSY; encoded by the exons atggatgaaaaaaaaataaatttaaag atTTTTGTAGGTGGAGACTCTGGAGTTGGAAAGAgttctattattaaaagttttttagggaaaaaatatgaaaataaaactcCAATGGACTATTTACaccaaaaagaaattgatttcAAACGTCaacatataatattaaat aTCTGGGATATtccaaataaaatgaataatataaattatcctttaaatatattttatagaGGTGCtcattgttgttttttatgttttgatttaaataatttaacatcatttgaaaatcttGAAAAATGGTTAAATGATTTcttattatcatcaaattaTGTAAATGTTCCAATAATTATCTTGGGaaataaaatagatttaataaataataaaaataaatataataataataataataataataataataataataataataataataataataataataataataataataataacaatgaaattatttcaaaagaaaaaattgatGAATGGTGTAGAAAACAACAAgacaaaattaataatgggAATTATAGCAATCCTTATTTTTGTAGGattcattattttgaaaCGTCAGCTAAAGAATCAATAAATATTCAAGAATCATTTATAAGAGGTATTGGATTGGCActtcaattttataaagGAAATATTATAAGTGATCCTGTTGTTTTTAGACAACAAGaaataagaaataaaaaaattagattttgTTGGTGTGTAGATGTCTCTAATTGTAGTTATTAA